The following proteins are encoded in a genomic region of Streptomyces sp. NBC_01723:
- a CDS encoding GMC family oxidoreductase → MDDETTTYDYVIIGGGTAGSVLAARLSEDPACRVCVVEGGPSDVGDERILRLRNWINLLGSEFDYGYTTVEQPRGNSHILHSRARVLGGCSSHNTLISFLPFPEDLDEWAARGCDGWGPETILPYRQRLQNTIVPVGAADRNPIAQDFVTAAAARLGVPVVEDFNARPFTDGTGFFSLAYDPETNIRSSASVAYLHPVLNRPNLTLRLETWAYRLLPDGEGRFTRVQVRNPDGSLSTLEAEAEVLLCAGAIDTPRLLMLSGIGPADHLRDLGIEVRADLPGVGENLLDHAESVIVWETRGPLPPNSAMDSDAGLFVRRDPAGGPRPDLMFHFYQVPFTVNTERLGYPAPQHGVCMTPNVPRARSVGRMWLTSADPEVKPALDFRYFTDPDGHDERTVVDGLRIAREVAATAPLSDWLLREVAPGPDVTSDADLSEYGRRAAHTVYHPAGTCRMGADDDPLAVLDPQLRLRGHDGLRVVDASVFPTMPTINPMITVLLAAERAADLITARPAPRPLTTEGQER, encoded by the coding sequence ATGGACGACGAGACGACGACCTACGACTACGTGATCATCGGTGGCGGCACGGCGGGCTCGGTGCTGGCCGCGCGACTGAGCGAGGACCCGGCCTGCCGGGTCTGCGTGGTGGAGGGAGGTCCCAGCGACGTCGGCGACGAGCGCATCCTGCGGCTGCGCAACTGGATCAACCTGCTCGGCTCCGAGTTCGACTACGGCTACACCACCGTGGAACAGCCGCGCGGCAACTCGCACATCCTGCACTCCCGCGCCCGCGTGCTCGGCGGCTGCTCCTCGCACAACACGCTGATCAGCTTCCTGCCGTTCCCCGAGGACCTCGACGAGTGGGCGGCCCGCGGCTGCGACGGCTGGGGGCCCGAGACGATCCTGCCGTACCGGCAGCGGCTGCAGAACACGATCGTTCCCGTCGGCGCCGCCGACCGCAATCCGATCGCCCAGGACTTCGTCACCGCCGCCGCCGCGCGGCTCGGTGTCCCGGTCGTGGAGGACTTCAACGCCCGTCCGTTCACCGACGGCACCGGCTTCTTCTCCCTGGCGTACGACCCGGAGACCAACATCCGCTCCTCGGCCTCGGTCGCCTACCTGCACCCCGTCCTGAACCGGCCCAACCTGACGCTGCGTCTGGAGACCTGGGCGTACCGGCTGCTGCCCGACGGCGAGGGCCGCTTCACCCGCGTCCAGGTCCGCAACCCCGACGGCTCCCTGTCGACCCTGGAGGCCGAGGCGGAGGTCCTGCTGTGCGCCGGGGCCATCGACACGCCGCGGCTGCTCATGCTCTCCGGCATCGGCCCCGCCGACCACCTGCGCGACCTGGGCATCGAGGTCCGCGCGGACCTGCCCGGGGTGGGCGAGAACCTGCTGGACCACGCCGAGTCGGTGATCGTGTGGGAGACCCGCGGACCGCTGCCGCCCAACTCGGCCATGGACTCCGACGCCGGCCTCTTCGTACGCCGCGACCCGGCGGGCGGCCCCCGCCCGGACCTGATGTTCCACTTCTACCAGGTGCCGTTCACGGTCAACACCGAACGGCTTGGCTACCCGGCCCCGCAGCACGGCGTCTGCATGACGCCGAACGTGCCGCGCGCCCGCTCCGTCGGCCGCATGTGGCTGACCAGCGCCGACCCGGAGGTCAAACCGGCGCTGGACTTCCGCTACTTCACCGACCCGGACGGACACGACGAGCGCACCGTCGTCGACGGTCTGCGGATCGCCCGCGAGGTGGCGGCCACCGCCCCGCTCAGCGACTGGCTGCTGCGCGAGGTGGCCCCCGGCCCGGACGTGACGTCGGACGCGGACCTCTCCGAGTACGGGCGCCGCGCCGCGCACACCGTGTACCACCCGGCGGGGACCTGCCGGATGGGCGCCGACGACGATCCGCTCGCGGTGCTCGATCCGCAGCTCAGGCTGCGCGGGCACGACGGGCTGCGGGTCGTGGACGCGTCCGTCTTCCCCACGATGCCGACGATCAACCCGATGATCACGGTGCTGCTGGCCGCCGAGCGCGCGGCGGACCTCATCACCGCCCGGCCCGCCCCGCGTCCGCTGACGACGGAAGGACAGGAGCGGTGA
- a CDS encoding aldehyde dehydrogenase family protein encodes MSELFVDGEWTGAVGGARRDVVNPFDASVVQQVAEADEADVDLAVRAARRAFDRGDWSSAPTRERADVLLRVAQFLLRDQEEIAHVESLDTGKTLKEARIDVEDVSNAFRYFAEIADKDGGRIVDVGPDVLSRVVYQPIGVCALIAPWNYPMLQASWKVAPALAAGNTFVLKPSETTPLSTIHMVRLIAEAGAPPGVANLVLGPGSTVGAAMSAHEDVDLVSFTGGLATGRRIMEACAPGVKNLALELGGKNPNVVFADCDFDAALDYALDAAFLHSGQVCSAGSRLIVQDELHDRFVERLAARARTIRLGSGLDPATESGPLSSAEHRAKVESYLEIARDEGARLVCGGTRPDDPELSRGFFLLPTIYADCDRSMRIVQEEVFGPVVTVERFRTEDEAVELANDTRYGLAGGVWTSDASRAQRVAGRLRHGTVWINDFHPYLPQAEWGGFGRSGIGRELGPTGLREYQEAKHIYQNLRPAPSGWFKG; translated from the coding sequence ATGTCGGAACTGTTCGTCGACGGAGAGTGGACCGGCGCCGTGGGCGGGGCGCGGCGGGACGTGGTCAACCCGTTCGACGCGTCCGTCGTGCAGCAGGTCGCCGAGGCGGACGAGGCCGACGTCGACCTCGCCGTACGGGCCGCCCGGCGGGCCTTCGACCGGGGCGACTGGTCGTCGGCGCCCACCCGCGAGCGGGCCGACGTGCTGCTCAGGGTGGCGCAGTTCCTGCTGCGCGACCAGGAGGAGATCGCCCACGTCGAGTCGCTGGACACCGGCAAGACCCTCAAAGAGGCGCGGATCGACGTGGAGGACGTCTCCAACGCGTTCCGCTACTTCGCCGAGATCGCCGACAAGGACGGCGGCCGGATCGTGGACGTGGGCCCCGACGTGCTCAGCCGGGTCGTCTACCAGCCCATCGGGGTCTGCGCGCTGATCGCGCCGTGGAACTACCCGATGCTCCAGGCGTCCTGGAAGGTCGCCCCGGCCCTGGCCGCGGGCAACACCTTCGTGCTCAAGCCCAGCGAGACGACCCCGCTGTCCACCATCCACATGGTCCGCCTGATCGCCGAGGCGGGGGCCCCGCCCGGCGTCGCCAACCTGGTGCTCGGCCCGGGCTCCACCGTGGGCGCGGCGATGTCCGCCCACGAGGACGTGGACCTGGTCTCCTTCACCGGCGGCCTGGCCACCGGGCGCCGGATCATGGAGGCGTGCGCGCCGGGCGTGAAGAACCTCGCGCTGGAGCTGGGCGGCAAGAACCCCAACGTGGTCTTCGCCGACTGCGACTTCGACGCCGCCCTCGACTACGCGCTCGACGCCGCGTTCCTGCACTCGGGGCAGGTCTGCTCGGCCGGGTCGCGGCTGATCGTGCAGGACGAGCTGCACGACCGGTTCGTGGAGCGGCTGGCCGCCCGCGCGCGGACCATCCGGCTGGGCAGCGGCCTCGACCCGGCGACCGAGAGCGGGCCGCTCAGTTCGGCGGAGCACCGCGCGAAGGTGGAGAGCTACCTGGAGATCGCCCGCGACGAGGGCGCCCGCCTGGTCTGCGGCGGCACCCGGCCGGACGACCCGGAACTCTCCCGCGGCTTCTTCCTGCTGCCCACGATCTACGCCGACTGCGACCGCTCCATGCGCATCGTGCAGGAGGAGGTCTTCGGGCCCGTCGTCACGGTGGAACGCTTCCGCACCGAGGACGAGGCCGTGGAACTCGCCAACGACACGCGGTACGGGCTGGCCGGCGGCGTCTGGACGAGCGACGCGTCCCGCGCCCAGCGGGTCGCCGGACGGCTGCGGCACGGCACCGTCTGGATCAACGACTTCCACCCCTACCTGCCCCAGGCGGAGTGGGGCGGCTTCGGCCGCTCCGGCATCGGCCGGGAGCTGGGACCCACCGGGCTGCGCGAGTACCAGGAGGCCAAGCACATCTACCAGAACCTGCGGCCGGCCCCTTCCGGCTGGTTCAAGGGCTGA